The region ACAGTATCGGGGCGAAGTTTCCCATTTTCCTTCACAAACAAATCAGAGTCGATCTCTTCATAGTCGGTGACCAGTGGGACTTCTCCCGAGGTCACGATGTTCTCGGTGATCCATACCGGCTCAGCAGTGAGATTAAATCGAGCTCCCAGGCTTTCCAACTCTTCTCTCACCAGGGGAATCCCGATATATCGTTCCGGCCTATTGGGTCGGACATTGTATTTGGACTCCCAGATAGCCGGGTGGGCGATAATTTCGATCTCTCCGCCATTCCTTCGTAGAACCTCCTTGAGTCCCCCGGTATGATCGAAGTGGCCGTGGCTGAGGACAATCCTGTCGATGGTGGCAAAGTCGATCCCAAGGAGCGGAGCGTTGGTGATGGCAGAAAGTCCCGGTCCTCCCGTATCAAGCAGGATTCTCATTTCGTCGGCTTCAACCAGTATACTCTGGCCCCACTCACCGAGGCAACCTGCCTGGGCTGTATTTTCGCTCAAGGTTGTAATTCGAACGCTCATCTCTTTGCCTCCGCATTGCTAATTTGTTGCCACTACTGGCTGGCTAATCCGCTCCTGAACCGTGCCTCAGATCACTTATTAGGAAACCCCCGATATCGTCGAGGGCAGACCCACGGCAGGAGGAATGCTGCGCCAGTTAATCAGAGGTCCCTTAATAGTCACACTTTACCGAGGCCACCAGTTGCCCGAAAGCGTTGAACCCGGCCATTTTGGGAAACACTTTGATCATGTCCCCATGAAGTATGTATAGTTTCTTTGCCATGGCTTCCTGAGACGTGACTTCGCCTCTGGCGACCTTGGATAGATTTTCATAGGTGCCTAAGGTGGTGGAGATGAGGCCCTCTTCATTCTTCAAGTTCCGCCATTCGCTGGGGGCGGGTTTCTCTTGACGTATGGTTTTGACCACCTTTCCTTCGTTCCATTCCCAGATCAGGAGAATATCCACACCTCCCGGGGCATCCATGATGATCGATCTTTGCTTGGCTGTCAGCGTTTTGGCCTTCTTCAGATACTCCTGGTCTGTCCGGCTCTTTTCTGTGATGGCATCTACCCACTCCTGAGTTTGGTATCTCATGTTAGCCCCCTTTTAAAATCTTTATTGAAGTCCATAAGGAAAGACAAATCGGCTGCTATCGAACATTCTCAACCCATCGCTTATGTGGCGACCATGGTCATGCTGTTAGTATAAACCTTTCGTCAAGCTATCGCTTCCCGAACTCCGCTCATGCCGGATTCCTGTGGGTGAGGCATGCATATTCATGCAACGTCACCGCAATCCACCTGCTATTTGCCTGATAGTATTTTGTCCAAAATCTTGGCCTGCCGCTTGGCAATGGAGACAAGAGTTAACATCGGCGGCCGCCCCAGGTCCTCGGGGACGACACTGGAGTCACAGCAGTAGAGATTCTTGATCGATGTCTGGAGATTGGAATCCAGCAGCGTGCCCACTCTGACGGTTCCGCCGGGATGACCCATCACAATCTGGCCGGGAATGATATGATACGGATCGCAGCCAGCCTTGACCAGTATCTTCTCCGCCATCACCCGCGCATAGTCAAAACGAAGAAGGTCTTTCTCGGTATACTTTTTACTGATCTTGCCCTCCTGTAGAAAGACCCTCCCGGCAAAATCATCGCCGATCTTGCACATGACCTGCATCCCCCGGCCAAAATGAAACAGATCGCGCAGATGCTTGGACTGCAACATTTGCACCCAGTAGGTCAGCCGGATTCCATATGCATTGGCAAAAAACACCCCGTGCTCCTCATCAAACCAGCCGGTATCAATTCCCAGTTCCCCCTTTCCCCCGACCCCTTCTTTAACAAAACCCATTATCGGAAGCGTCGGGTCCCCCAGAAAAGACCTGCCGGCCTCGGAGATGCCGGATCGCTGCATGATACGGGCGCTGCCCATCCCTCCCGCGGAGGAAACCGCTATCTTGGCGTAGACCTCGTAATCCTGACCTCCTTTGCCCCTGGCCCTCATGCCGCCCGCCATGCCATTTTCCACGATCGCATCCCTGACGGTCACATTGGGGAGCACTGTGGCGCCGTGTTCTTCCGCATCCCGGATAAACTCCACGGCTGTCCATTTGGCTCCTTGGGCACAGCCGAAATTACACCTCCCGCAGCCGAACTTGCACTTGGCAGGATCGAAGAACCTGTCCAGCCTTTGCCAGGGATACCCCAGCTCCTGAGCCGCCGCCATCATCCGCTTGACTCCGGGGGCAACCAGATTATCAGGAACTTTGTTGACCCGGCAATCCTTCTTGGTCTCAGCGATCTCTTGAGTGATATCAATGCCGTATTTCTTCCACATCTCGATGTTCGGCTCGGCACATGCGCCGGTATACACCAGAGAACCTCCCCCAACGCACTTGGCTGAGAATACCACCGAACCATCGTTTTCCACGGTCTTCAACTGTCCCCTGTTCTCCACCGCCTTGGCAAAGGCCAGTGGGTTTCCCAACTTCTTGACCCAGGGTCCTTTTTCCAGGACAATGACCTTCTTGCCTTTCTTGGATAGGTCTCTGGCTATGCTGGCCCCGCAAGGCCCGGATCCGGCTATGACAACGTCAGCTTCCAGTCGTATCGGTTTCTTGGCCATTTTCTCCTCCTTGAGTAATATCTCTTTCAAAGGCCGGTTTTGGACCTTTTGAAGACCGGGTAGTCCAGGAATGTCTGGTGGCGCCCTGACTCGATCATCGGCTTAAAGTCTCACATCGTCATACGTCCATCTACTGGCATCCGTGCTCATGCTCATGACAGGCGCTGCCGCTGGATACAAGAGTCCCTTTCAGATGTTCCAGAACAGCCTTCTGGGGGTCCATCGCCTTGGCTCCCATGACCACTGTGACTCCGCGCTCGGTAAAGAGGTCAATCGCCCTTCCCCCCATTCCACCTGCGATCACCACGTTGACTCCCTTCTCTGCCAGCCAGACCGGCAGAGCGCCGGGTTGATGTCCGGGAGAGGCGACAATCTGTTGATTTGTGACGGTCTTCTTCTCCACATCCACATCAATCAAGGCAAACGATTCGCAATGACCGAAATGCGGATCCAGCACGCCTTTGGTTACCGGGATTCCATATTTCATTCTTTTTCCTCCACTTTGATTTCGTATTTGGGTTGTCCTTCTTCCAGATGGACAAGGATTTTTACCCTCTTCCCATCGGAAAGATACTTCTCAGATTCATCGCGCACCTGCGCCAGATCGGGCGATGTCAGAAATGCCCGAACCACCTCAAATCTCTCTTTCAAGGGTCTTTCATCGTCCCCCTTCAGCATTTGGCGCATACAAATTCCGTATTCTTCCTCAACCAGGCATTTGGCGCACCTTCCGGGCATTTCGAAGGTGGTGTATCCCGGTTCAAGCTCAATCGGTTCCAAATCGATTTTACCCCCTTCGGCACGCTTCTCCGGCATTGTGTCTCCTTTAGTTCGTCAATCGTCCGGTTATTGTTTCCCAGAGCACGTTTATTTGCCGTGAAACATCGTTTTGACGGTATTCCACCACAGGAAGCCCTTGAATCATCGCTTCGGTCACCGTGTTATCAAAAGGAATCTGGGCAGCTACCTCCACGTTCTGGCTGTGGCAGTAGCGCACGATTTGATAGGTATTGTAATCGTTGCTATCACACTTGTTGATGCATGCCATAGCCGGGACTCCAAAGTGGCGGCACACGCCAAGAACGCGCTCCATGTCATGGATGCCGGAAAGTGTCGGTTCGGTTACCAGGACAGCCAAAGATGCTCCGGAGAGGGAAGAGATCACCGGGCAGCCGATGCCCGGTGGGCCATCGCTGATGATCAAGCTCGATCCTTGCTTTTCGGCCAGTTCCCTCGCCTGTTGTCTGACCAGCGCCACCAGCTTTCCGGAGTTTTCCTGAGCGATCCCCAGTCTGGCATGAACCAGCGGGCCGTATCGGGTATCGGAGATGAACCAGTGCCCGGCCATATTCTCTCTCAGAGCGATGGCCTGCACGGGGCAGAGGTGAGCGCAAAATCCACACCCCTCGCATGAAACGGAGTCCACCTTAAAATCCTTGATCGCCTCGAAGCGGCACATCTCCTGGCATAAGCCGCATTGGATGCACTTCTGGCTATCGATCTGGGCCGCCTGCCCGCTCCAGAACTCTTGCTTCTCTCTGGCAACGGGCTGCAGCAGAAGATGGAGGTCGGCCGCGTCCACATCACAGTCCGCCAGCACCTTGTCCTTTGCCAGCGCAGCAAAAGAGCCGACGATGCTGGTCTTTCCGGTGCCGCCTTTACCGCTTAGGACTACAATCTCTTTCATTCACCATCTCCCCAATTGCATCGAAAAGTCGCAGGAAGCTGTCCTTCCATTCTGGTTTTCCTTCCACCAGCGGTATCCCTTGTGAGCAAAGATGGGCGATGCTTGTATCGAGGGGAATAGTCAGTAAAATCGGGATATCCTCCTTCCGGCAGTATTCTTCCACCTTCTCATCGCCGACTCCGGCACGGTTGACGACTACCCCACAGGGGATTTTGAGCATCCTGACGGTTTCCACCGCCAGAGCGAGGTCGTTCAACCCGAATGGCGTCGGCTCAGTGACCAGCAGGCAGAAGTCGCTGCCCTTCACCGATTCGACGACCGGACAGGAAGTTCCCGGCGAGACATCGATAATAGCTATCCCATCGTGACTGGTTCTGGCTTTCACCGCGCGGATGACGGGTACCGCCATTGCCTCCCCTACGTTCAGTCTTCCCTGCACGAATTGGATGCCGTCCGAATGCCCCCACTCCACTACGCCGATCTCCCGATTCTCCTCGGAAATGGCTTTCTCCGGGCAGAGATAACTGCAAGCGCCGCATCCGTGGCAAAGCGGCGCGAAAACCAGCGCAGTCTTGGGGAAAACCACAATGGCGTGATAGGCGCAGATTTCAGCACACCGGCCGCAGTAGGTGCACTTTGCCTCGTCGACTTTTGGGGTCGGGATACAGACGGCTTGGCTCTCGCTGATGATAGGCTTAAGGAAGATGTGATCGTTGGGCTCCTCAACATCGCAATCGAGAAGTTGTACCCTCGTATTCTCTTTGAGAGAAAGGGCAAGGCTGGTCGCCACCAGTGTTTTGCCGGTTCCCCCTTTTCCGCTGGCAATCGAGATAATCATTCTACTCCCTTACCATTCCGCTTCCGCACTTGGGGCAATTCACACCATAGCACGGTATCCCTTTTTGGTGGGGTACTTTTTCCCCGCAGGCAGGACAGACGCAATTGCCGCCGGGACCGGAGCCGGGGCGGCTGCCTCCCATCCTTCCTCCTCGCGGACCTCTTCCTTTTGGAGGTCCCGTTCCGTCTCCTTTAGGCATCGCTATCACCTCCGATGCGATCCATGTTCATCTGCATCCCCGGCCTTTGAGGGGAGTCGTTCCTCCTGCTTTTCCAAAGTGATCGGCTACATTGGGCTGCAAACTGGCCTCGAGTTTGCCCGATTTATAAGCCCCAATCGCTTGCCTGACCTTTCCCGAAACTCCGGTGATGACCTTGATTCCGGCTGCAGCCAGAGCCTCATAAGCATTAGGGCCGCAGTTTCCGGTGAGCACCGCCTCGATCCCTTTACCGGCAATGGCTTGGGCTGCGGACGCTCCCGCTCCACCTCCGGCCACGGCGCTGGGATTCTCGATGGCCTCAAATGCCAGAGTATCGGGGTCGGCAATAACAAAATACCGGCACCGTCCAAATCGCGGATCGATGTCAGCATCCAGAGACAGATCATTAGACGTAATTGCAATTCTCATTTTTACTCCTTGCGTTTGGGCGTGCTTTCTTCAGTTCCCCGATGTTGACCTAAGTAACCTATGATCAAGTGGTGCAGGATTCTTCCTGCCGGGGGTCTGGGGGTGTCCCCCAGATTCTCTTCTCTTCCCCCAAGATTGGGGGACAGGGGGTTGATAGCACTTGATCAGAGATTCCCTAACTTGCTTTTGTTCGGCCAGCCTCGATATCACGCATCATGGCTTCGATTCGGCCAAGCTCTGCTTTCAAGGCATCGGCCTGACTCTTCAGCCAGTCAACTTCTCTGCCAGCTTGTGTACCCCGGAAGTACGCCGGTGTTTCTGGATACCGGCACCGCGGAAGGCCACCTCTTCCTCTGCCGATGTAAGGCCATGGTGGAGAGCCTCCTCTGAAACCCATTCCGGCACCTCTTCGATCTCTGAATCCTCTGCTGTATCCGTACACCATTTTCGACCTCCTTCTTTCAATCTCCTTTAAGGAAGCTCTGATTAAGCAGCGCAGCGCACTTTTCCTGCTGGGGTAGGGGTAGTTTCCCCAGATTCCTCTTCTTCCCTCAAGATTGAGTGATTGAGGGTTAGGGGATTGTTCAGGGCTTAATCAGAGCTTCCCTAAAGGATGTCTTGTTGAGCCAAGTTCAACCTCCATTGCAGCGTCTTGCTCCCTGGCGGCGTCTCCCGTGTTTGCTTGTTCCGCAGCCCAAGCCGGATGGTTGAAGCGGCGCTATATCCAATGTGCTGCAGGTGGGGCAAAGCTCAGGCGGTTGGTTCGCAGTGGATTCAAAAGGGACTTCCCATTCATGGCTGTTGGCGCATCGGAAGCGGCGTGGAGACATTTCGAAATTACCGCCCTCGATCCGTATGGCCTTTCCGTTCAGAAGGCCGTCGGCTATTTTCTGGCGGGCCGAGGAAAGCACTCTCTGAAAGGTGGGGCGTGAGATGTTCATCTTTTCGGCGCCAGCCTGCTGTTCCATTCCCTCCAGATCCTTGAGCCTTATGGCCTCGACTTCTTCCACAGTAAGGCAGACTTCCTGTAGCTCTCTCAGGGGTATTCCGGCGGGCTTGAAGTAGGTTACATCCGGGATGGAATCTACCCGACGACATTTTGGCGGTCTGGACATCTGTGATCCTCCATTATTATGAGCATATGCCCATAATTACAGTAGCGCAATATCAGAAAGATGTCAAGTAGAGAATTTTGCGCTGGGTTCAGGTAGAGGTGAGAGTTCTGAGGTTCCCTATTCTCTCCTGTCGAGAGGTTGCACTTCTTCCTCGAAATAGCGGTGAAAGCATCGGGGCAACTGGTGATAATCGATGCCAGCTATGGCATCCGAGAAGTCACGAGAATTGTAGGTATTCCAGAAGAGCACTACCTTATTCTGAAGCGCTTGCCTTTCTGCATTGTCGAGGAGGGCAGCCAGCGCCTTTGCTGTGTAGGTTCCTTCCAGTTTGATCCCTTCCGCTCTCTCGATCCGATCTGAAGCTTGCATTCCCTCTGCCGTATATAGGGCGTAGCTCTCTCCGAAAAAGTCGTGCCTGATCTCAACGTCATCTTCGGTAAAGTCCATACTGGGGAAAGAAGATGCCAGGGAACAAAGCAGGGAGTTTGTTTTTCGGATAAGCTCGATCATTCCTGTCTTGTTGACAAACTTCTCGCCGGTTACCCTCACAGCGATCACTCGAGTTTTGCTGTTGGCTGCCTTAAGCCCAAGTATTAATCCTGCGGCTGTGCCCATGGAACCTGAGGCAACGTAAATATAATCAGGCTCAGGAATTTCTCCTCTGGCGACTTGATCCTTGAACTCAAGGGCGGCATTGACGAAGCCCAGTACACCCAATGGGGAAGACCCGCCCATGGGGATGACCCGGGGGAATTGACCACTTCTCAATCTGTGCCGGAGACGCTGATAGCTAGCTGATAAGACGGCGAGTGGTGTATCGCATAATATAGGCGAGCATAGATGCAGATCAGCTCCGCAATGATAGCTCATGAGCAGATTGCGGCGGACAGAGTGGGCATTAGGCTGAGGTCTGAGCATAGAGATACTCCTCAGTCCCAATTGCTGGGCATAAACGGCTGTAGCCAGAGCGTGATTGGATCCGGCGGCACCGAAAGTCAGCACTTCCTTTGCCCCGGAGTGGAGGGCATCTCCCAGGAGAAATTCCAGTTTTCGCACCTTGTTTCCCCCGTAGGTTTTGCCGCTTAAGTCGTCCCGCTTAATATAGAGGTGGTCCAAACCTATCTGATGGCCCAGTTTGTCGAGTTTCTGGACCGGGGTTGGGAATTCGCCCAGGGCTATATGAGGAAGCGTGTTGATCAACGCCGGATGTTGCTCAAGTAATGGAATCATGCCATTCTTCCGGAACCACAAAAGAACACGCTCTGTCGTGGCCGTGAACGTGACGGAGGGTGTCCCTACAGATACTTGAGTGCCCAATGCTGCCTAAAAGTGGGGGTTAACCACCAGCCCTGCGGGGGTCTTGGGATAGAAATAGGTGGACTTTTGGGGCATTCGGGAGTCGGCCTCCGCAATAGCGATGACGGCGGATATGGGAACCGTATTGAGCAAAATAGCCAGTTGACCCTTCCCCGCATCAACTTCCTGCAGGAGCTTTGCCCCATTCGAGGAATATTCCAGACATTCCTTCTCTTTCTCGACCCCTTCGATTCCCAGCATCCCCTGCAGGATTACTGCATGGAGAAGGCTCACATCCAGATTCTTCCATGCCGCCGGTCTGTCTTTGGGCATCATGTCTCGCAGTTCAGCCGCATTTCGAGCCTTGAGCAGAAGGCAGCTTCCTGCCTCCAGGCCGTAAATGCCGAACGCGATGCTATCGGTCCCGGCTTCTTTCAAAGCTTCCTGCCATTTAGTCATGCTTACAGACACATCAGGCGAGGTGGATTTGAGCACCTGGGTATGGAAGCGCTCATTGAGTTGATCCTTGAGTCTGGCTAATTTTTCCGGCTTGAGATTCTTGACCAGACGGTGAGTAGGCATGATGACCAGACCGGGATCAGCGGAGCTGATGAGCGTCATCATGATAAAATTGTAAGGCTCGTTAGGATTGGCGCCAGGCGATTTTTTGAGCTGTTCCTCTCGATAAGCCAGTGCCGTGGTGTATCGGTGATGGCCATCGGCGATGTAGATCACCTTCTGGGCAAAGACCCGGGATACTTCTTCCACTACGTCCTTTGCGGTCACCGCCCAGAGATTGAAAGTCACTCCGGCATTATCGATGCCGGTAGCCTGGGGTTTATCCCAATTGGTCCCTTTGAACATCAAGCGCAAATCCAGTTTGCCCGCGTCGAAGACGCCCATAATGGGGCTCAGATTCGCGTGGCAGGCTTTCAGGAGTTCCATCCGGTCTGCAATCGGCCCCTTCATCACCACTTCCGTGGGTCGGATCAGTCCGGTACCGAACTCCTCCAGCCTTATGGCAGCAATGAGCCCCAGATAGCTCCTGTAGCCTGTCTGGAGCGGAACGCGATGTTCAACCAGATAAAATGCGGGGGACTTTTCCTTGACCAGAATGCCTTCTCCCAGCCAGTCGTTCAGGGTTTTGGAAGCACGGGCATATTTGCTCGACTGGGCGTTATCCCCGGGCAAGTCCAGCCCGAATTCCAGCCGGATGAAATTGTGCGGGTTTCTCTCATGATAGGCGCGCTGCTGCTCCGGGCTGATGACATCATAGGGAGGCGTGATAACCGAAGTGAGGTCGCTGAATTTTTGCGGGTTGTACCGGAGACCCCGGAACGGAAGAACCTCTGCCATTTTTCCTATACCCCCAGATACTTCTGAATTGCCGCCTTTTGAATCCGAAATACCTCCGAGATTCCCTTTTCGGCCAGGGTGAAGAGCGTATCCATTTCACTCCTGGAAAAGGCTTTTCCTTCTGCAGTTCCCTGCACTTCGATGAACTCGCCGGCGTCATTCATCACAATGTTGAAATCGACCTCCGCGTGCGAATCCTCTTCGTAGCACAGGTCGAGCAATTGAATCCCGTTGACAATACCGACGCTGGTAGCTGCCACTGCCCCTTTCAGACAAGCCAGATTTTCTCCCCTGTTTCGCAGAGTCTGAATGGCCTGGGCCAGGGCTACATAGGCGGCCGTAATAGAAGCGGTTCTCGTTCCGCCATCTGCCTGAAGAACATCGCAATCGATGGTGAAAGTCCGTTCTCCGAGTGCTTTAAGATCAACTACCGATCGGAGCGAGCGGCCGATGAGTCGCTGGATTTCCTGTGTTCGCCCACTCACCTTTCCGGCGGATGCTTCCCGCTGTGAGCGAGTATGAGTGGATCGCGGCAACATCCCGTATTCCGCGGTGATCCATCCGGATCCGGTCCCTTTGAGAAATGAGGGAACCCGTTCTTCCACACTCACAGCGCAAAGTACACTGGTATTGCCCAGGTCAATCAGCGCTGAGCCTTCGGCGTACTTCTGAAATCCCGGTCTGATCGAAACCGGACGGAGTTCGTCAGTAGCGCGCCCATCGAAGCGGGCCAGCCTCACGCTAATTTCTCCATTGGGGCTAGGCTCAAGAGGAGCTTTTTGATTCCCATTCCCCTGCCGAATGCCACGGTGACTTCATGATCTCCCGTGATAGCAGTGGAACTAACTACCACCCCCTCACCAAATCGGGTGTGCTGGACCTTGTCACCTGCCTTGAGCTCTGGCGCGGAGGACTGAGCCGCAGCACCATTTTCAGGCTTCGGCTTCATCATTCGGTTGTTCGAGTTGGAAACCACCAACCTCGAGGGAATGTCCTGTAGAAAACGGGAAGGAGGATTCGGCCGGTTCCCTCCATGGAGGCTGCGGCGGAAGGCGTGTATCAGGTACACTTTTTCTTTGGCCCGTGTAATCCCTACATAGCATAACCGGCGCTCTTCTTCCATCTGCTGCGGGTCAACAAAGGATCGGAAGTGGGGCAATATCCCTTCCTCCATGCCGACGATAAAGACAATTGGAAATTCCAGGCCCTTGGCTTGATGAAGAGTAATCAAAGTGGCGGCATGGACCTTTTCATCCAGATTGTCCACATCAGATACCAGGGATACTCGTTCCAGCAACGCAGCCAATCCGTCTCTCGGTTCCAGGTCGCGGTACTCACTGGCCATACTCTGAAGTTCAAGGATGTTGTTCCATCGATCTTCCCCATCTGTGCCTTCCTGAATATAGCTCTTGTATCCCGTGCGCTCTAACATCAGCCCGATAAATGCCGTCAGGTCATGCTTTTCCACTTCAGCTGTCAGTTCATCGATCATGGCCGTGAATCGATTGAGGGCCTGGATGCTTCGATGCGAAATGGAATGGTCTTTTCCTTCCGCAATGACTTTTAGCGCAGAATAGAACGGTATCCCATTGGTGCTGGAAACCAAAGCAAGCTCAGCCAGTGTGCGTTGTCCGATGCCGCGTCCCGGGACGTTGATGATGCGGGCCAGACTGACCCCATCGTAAGGATTGTTGATTACTTTGAGGTAAGAGACAATATCCCGCACCTCCCGTCGCTCAAAGAAACGCGTAGCGCCCACCAGTTTGTAAGGCAATCCGTAGCGAACGAAAGCCTCTTCCAGCGCTCGCGATTGAGCGTTGGTGCGGTACATTACCGCGGCATCACCGACGCCGTAACCGTGATCGGTGACCAGCCGCTCGATCTCGCTGACGACGAATTGAGCCTCCTCCTGCTCATTGAAGGTCTCTATGATGCTGATGGGCGCCCCGCCATCGTTTTGCGTCCAGAGCTTCTTTTCTTTGCGCTGGCCGTTGACGGCTATCAGGCTGGAGGCGGCTGCTAGAATCGTCTGAGTGGAGCGGTAATTTTGCTCCAGCAATGTGACCTTGGCATCGGGATAATCCCGTTCGAAATCCATGATGTGGCGCAAGTCCGCTGATCGCCAGGAATATATCGACTGGTCTGGGTCACCCACTACACAAAGGTTTCGGGATTTTTCTGCCAATTGCTTTGCCAGCATATATTGCGCCAGATTGGTATCCTGAAATTCGTCGATCATGACGTGCGAGTAGCGGGATTGATATTTCGCCAGGATATCGGCGTGAGAGCGGAAGGTGCAAACCGTTCGCATCAGCAGGTCATCAAAATCCATGGCATTGTTTGAGGAGAGCATTTGCTGATACCGCTCATACACACGTTTGGTCACTTCATCAAAGTAGCCGTTGCTCGCGTATTCTTTCGGACCTAAAAGCTTTGCCTTGGCAGATGATATGGCCGACCTGATGGCGCGCGGTGCGTACTGTTTTGAGTCGATCTTCAGCTCTTCCATGCAGTGCGAGAGAAGATCCATTTGATCGCCGTCGTCGTAAATAACAAATCTTCGCTCCAACCCAATGCCGTCCGCTTCCTGTCTCAGAACACGGGAACAGAAAGCGTGGAATGTTCCCAGGGTTAGCCCGTCTGCCGCGTCCCCAAGCATATTATAAACACGCTCTTTCATCTCCCGGGCCGCCTTATTGGTAAAGGTAACCGCCAGGATGTGATAGGGGCTTATGCCTTGGACTTTGATGAGATAGGCAATCCGGTGGGTGATCACGCGTGTCTTACCGCTGCCGGGACCCGCAACAACAAGTTGTGGGCCTTCGGTGGTCTCTACGGCTGTCTTTTGAGAGGGATTAAGTCCCGTCAGAATACTTGTCCGAATCGTCATTTACGTTAAGGCGCTCACCAGAGAGATCAGGCGTGACGTCGTCCCGGGATGAATACCGGTCTGTCTTCGGTAATGACCATCGTCTCTTTGGCTAGCGCGTCCCTGAGATACTTGGGTATGAAGAAGAGGCCTTGATGGGTGTGACCATCATAGAACAGGAGTTTTTTGCTTACTCTGGAGGCAATTCTACGATCGACTTCCTCCGATGAGAGGCTGTGGGGATCGAACTTGAGCGATGAAAGCGAGAATCCCCAGGTTGTCCCAAAGGATGGCACGTTGGCTTCATAGGGAACAACCACCGAGAAAGCCGTTTTGAGAGTATTGTTAATCGCCGCATACACACCGGTTACCCCTAAGGAAGTGGTCCCGGATTGTAAGGCAAAGGTGGCGTCTTTGGCGAGTTTGGTTTTCAGCATCTCGTAGAATTTTTGAGTATACAAGAGATATGCCGGTCCACCTTCGATAGGTTCCGGAAGGTCGATGATGATCACATCAAATCGCTCTTTGGTATTGTAAAGATACTCTCTGGCATCCATATGCAGCAGTTCCACCCGAGGGTCTTCGAATGATCCTTGATGGTGGCCGGGCAGAAGTTTCTTGCAAATCTCAACTACTTCCTCATCGATATCCACCATGACCACTTTTTTGACCGTGTTGTGAGCCAAAACCTCTCTCAAGGTTGCGCCCTCTCCCCCACCGGCGATGAACACTGTTTCGGGTTTGGGATGAAGAATCATCGCGGGATGCACCAGCGCTTCATGATAGATGAATTCATCCCGCTCGCAGGATTGAATCTTACCGTCCAGAATGA is a window of Dehalococcoidia bacterium DNA encoding:
- a CDS encoding DUF1015 domain-containing protein, producing the protein MAEVLPFRGLRYNPQKFSDLTSVITPPYDVISPEQQRAYHERNPHNFIRLEFGLDLPGDNAQSSKYARASKTLNDWLGEGILVKEKSPAFYLVEHRVPLQTGYRSYLGLIAAIRLEEFGTGLIRPTEVVMKGPIADRMELLKACHANLSPIMGVFDAGKLDLRLMFKGTNWDKPQATGIDNAGVTFNLWAVTAKDVVEEVSRVFAQKVIYIADGHHRYTTALAYREEQLKKSPGANPNEPYNFIMMTLISSADPGLVIMPTHRLVKNLKPEKLARLKDQLNERFHTQVLKSTSPDVSVSMTKWQEALKEAGTDSIAFGIYGLEAGSCLLLKARNAAELRDMMPKDRPAAWKNLDVSLLHAVILQGMLGIEGVEKEKECLEYSSNGAKLLQEVDAGKGQLAILLNTVPISAVIAIAEADSRMPQKSTYFYPKTPAGLVVNPHF
- the speE gene encoding polyamine aminopropyltransferase, yielding METVPSTWFIEFITPDIVQQFAVKDILFHGHSKYQKVEVLDSVSFGRCLILDGKIQSCERDEFIYHEALVHPAMILHPKPETVFIAGGGEGATLREVLAHNTVKKVVMVDIDEEVVEICKKLLPGHHQGSFEDPRVELLHMDAREYLYNTKERFDVIIIDLPEPIEGGPAYLLYTQKFYEMLKTKLAKDATFALQSGTTSLGVTGVYAAINNTLKTAFSVVVPYEANVPSFGTTWGFSLSSLKFDPHSLSSEEVDRRIASRVSKKLLFYDGHTHQGLFFIPKYLRDALAKETMVITEDRPVFIPGRRHA
- a CDS encoding UvrD-helicase domain-containing protein; this encodes MTIRTSILTGLNPSQKTAVETTEGPQLVVAGPGSGKTRVITHRIAYLIKVQGISPYHILAVTFTNKAAREMKERVYNMLGDAADGLTLGTFHAFCSRVLRQEADGIGLERRFVIYDDGDQMDLLSHCMEELKIDSKQYAPRAIRSAISSAKAKLLGPKEYASNGYFDEVTKRVYERYQQMLSSNNAMDFDDLLMRTVCTFRSHADILAKYQSRYSHVMIDEFQDTNLAQYMLAKQLAEKSRNLCVVGDPDQSIYSWRSADLRHIMDFERDYPDAKVTLLEQNYRSTQTILAAASSLIAVNGQRKEKKLWTQNDGGAPISIIETFNEQEEAQFVVSEIERLVTDHGYGVGDAAVMYRTNAQSRALEEAFVRYGLPYKLVGATRFFERREVRDIVSYLKVINNPYDGVSLARIINVPGRGIGQRTLAELALVSSTNGIPFYSALKVIAEGKDHSISHRSIQALNRFTAMIDELTAEVEKHDLTAFIGLMLERTGYKSYIQEGTDGEDRWNNILELQSMASEYRDLEPRDGLAALLERVSLVSDVDNLDEKVHAATLITLHQAKGLEFPIVFIVGMEEGILPHFRSFVDPQQMEEERRLCYVGITRAKEKVYLIHAFRRSLHGGNRPNPPSRFLQDIPSRLVVSNSNNRMMKPKPENGAAAQSSAPELKAGDKVQHTRFGEGVVVSSTAITGDHEVTVAFGRGMGIKKLLLSLAPMEKLA
- the rph gene encoding ribonuclease PH, coding for MRLARFDGRATDELRPVSIRPGFQKYAEGSALIDLGNTSVLCAVSVEERVPSFLKGTGSGWITAEYGMLPRSTHTRSQREASAGKVSGRTQEIQRLIGRSLRSVVDLKALGERTFTIDCDVLQADGGTRTASITAAYVALAQAIQTLRNRGENLACLKGAVAATSVGIVNGIQLLDLCYEEDSHAEVDFNIVMNDAGEFIEVQGTAEGKAFSRSEMDTLFTLAEKGISEVFRIQKAAIQKYLGV